A single genomic interval of Mycolicibacterium sp. MU0053 harbors:
- a CDS encoding lactate utilization protein B, with the protein MSAAPRPGHPHVGVTPAFLGMPVPLPTFQAAAKLALDDPVLRRNLAHATATIRTKRAAAVAELDNWEELRLAAEAVKDRALLRLDEYLIAFEANATAAGATVHWARDAEEANRIVVALADAALSPAGPREVVKVKSMLTQEIELNDALAAAGIDAWETDLAELIVQLGHDWPSHILVPAIHRNRSEVREIFAREMAAVGRPAPDDLTDDPRRLAEAARLHLREKFLRAEVAISGANFAIADTGSLVVVESEGNGRMCLTLPQTLISVVGIEKILPSWRDLEVFLQVLPRSSTGERENPYTSIWTGPAAADGPRQMHIVLVDNGRTHALADPVGRQALRCIRCSACLNVCPVYERAGGHSYGSIYPGPIGAVLTPQLRGTASAVDKSLPYASSLCGACFDVCPVRIDIPTLLVHLRTRVVDERRGRVPDAEGLAMRAASWLFADHRRFGAAGTLAGFAGKMLRSRLFGAKQRLRRLPWPASIWSAARDAPVPPAESFRSWWERTDGGRDEP; encoded by the coding sequence ATGAGCGCGGCGCCGCGACCGGGACATCCGCATGTGGGCGTCACCCCGGCGTTCCTCGGGATGCCCGTGCCCCTGCCGACCTTCCAGGCTGCGGCCAAGCTCGCGCTGGACGACCCGGTGTTGCGCCGAAACCTGGCGCACGCCACCGCCACCATCCGCACCAAGCGGGCCGCGGCGGTCGCTGAACTCGACAACTGGGAGGAGCTGCGGCTGGCCGCCGAGGCCGTCAAGGACCGCGCGCTGCTGCGACTCGACGAGTACCTGATCGCCTTCGAGGCCAACGCCACCGCGGCCGGGGCGACGGTGCACTGGGCGCGCGACGCCGAGGAGGCCAACCGGATCGTGGTGGCGTTGGCCGACGCCGCGCTGAGCCCCGCGGGCCCGCGCGAGGTCGTCAAGGTCAAGTCGATGCTGACCCAGGAGATCGAACTCAACGACGCGCTGGCCGCGGCCGGCATCGACGCCTGGGAGACCGACCTGGCCGAACTCATCGTGCAACTCGGCCACGACTGGCCCAGCCACATCCTGGTGCCCGCGATCCACCGCAACCGGTCCGAGGTGCGCGAGATCTTCGCGCGGGAGATGGCGGCGGTGGGCCGCCCGGCTCCCGACGACCTCACCGACGATCCGCGCCGGCTGGCCGAGGCCGCCCGGCTGCATCTGCGGGAGAAGTTCCTGCGCGCCGAGGTCGCGATTTCGGGTGCCAATTTCGCGATCGCCGATACCGGCAGCCTCGTGGTCGTGGAATCGGAGGGCAACGGCCGGATGTGTCTGACCCTGCCGCAGACGTTGATCTCGGTGGTCGGCATCGAGAAGATCCTGCCGTCGTGGCGCGACCTCGAGGTGTTCCTGCAGGTGTTGCCGCGCAGCAGCACCGGGGAACGGGAGAATCCCTACACCTCGATCTGGACCGGCCCGGCCGCCGCCGACGGCCCGCGGCAGATGCACATCGTGCTGGTCGACAACGGTCGCACCCACGCCCTGGCCGACCCGGTCGGGCGGCAGGCGCTGCGCTGCATCCGCTGCTCGGCGTGCCTGAACGTGTGTCCGGTCTACGAGCGCGCCGGGGGACACTCGTACGGCTCGATCTATCCGGGACCGATCGGCGCGGTGCTCACTCCGCAACTGCGCGGCACCGCCAGCGCGGTCGACAAATCGCTGCCGTACGCCTCGAGCCTGTGCGGGGCCTGCTTCGACGTCTGCCCGGTGCGGATCGACATCCCCACGCTGCTGGTGCATCTGCGCACCCGCGTGGTCGACGAGCGGCGCGGGCGGGTGCCCGACGCAGAGGGCCTGGCGATGCGGGCCGCCAGTTGGCTCTTCGCCGACCATCGGCGCTTCGGAGCCGCCGGCACGCTCGCCGGGTTCGCCGGGAAAATGTTGCGCAGCAGACTGTTCGGCGCCAAGCAACGGCTGCGCCGGTTGCCCTGGCCGGCCAGCATCTGGTCGGCCGCGCGCGACGCCCCGGTGCCGCCCGCCGAATCGTTTCGGTCCTGGTGGGAACGCACCGACGGCGGACGGGACGAGCCATGA
- a CDS encoding (Fe-S)-binding protein encodes MHPGSAPSTPAVALFATCFNDVMWPETLKATVRLLRRLGCEVDFPTGQSCCGQMFTNTGYAAEAIPAVRGFVDAFAGYDAVVAPSGSCVASVRQQHRDIAARAGDPVLRAAVDEVAPRVYELSEFLVDVLGVTEVGAHFPHRVTYHPTCHSLRLLRVGDRPLRLLRAVGGIELVELPAADQCCGFGGTFAVKNADTSVAMGVDKARNARATAAEFLVAGDNSCLAQIGGILSRHGDGPRTIHLAQVLAATAEDGR; translated from the coding sequence ATGCATCCCGGCAGTGCTCCGAGCACCCCCGCGGTGGCATTGTTCGCCACCTGCTTCAACGACGTGATGTGGCCCGAAACCCTCAAGGCCACGGTGCGGCTGCTGCGCCGGCTGGGCTGCGAGGTCGACTTCCCGACCGGGCAGAGCTGCTGCGGCCAGATGTTCACCAACACCGGCTACGCAGCGGAGGCGATCCCGGCGGTGCGCGGGTTCGTCGACGCCTTTGCCGGGTACGACGCCGTCGTCGCGCCGTCGGGGTCGTGCGTGGCCTCGGTGCGGCAGCAACACCGCGATATCGCGGCGCGGGCCGGGGACCCGGTACTGCGCGCCGCGGTCGACGAGGTCGCGCCGCGGGTCTACGAGCTGTCCGAATTCCTCGTCGACGTCCTGGGCGTCACCGAGGTGGGCGCCCACTTCCCGCACCGGGTCACCTATCACCCGACCTGTCACTCGCTGCGGCTGCTGCGGGTCGGCGACCGCCCGCTACGCCTGCTGCGCGCCGTCGGCGGCATCGAGCTCGTCGAGCTGCCCGCGGCCGATCAGTGTTGCGGCTTCGGCGGCACCTTCGCCGTGAAGAACGCCGACACCTCGGTCGCCATGGGCGTCGACAAGGCCCGCAATGCGCGTGCCACGGCCGCGGAATTCCTTGTGGCCGGTGACAACTCGTGTCTGGCGCAGATCGGCGGCATATTGTCCCGGCACGGCGACGGGCCCCGGACCATCCACCTGGCGCAGGTGCTCGCCGCCACCGCGGAAGACGGCCGATGA
- a CDS encoding ATPase has translation MADKDVSAEGSAHRARPAQQRLRTLAQAALNADVTVGQVDTVLQGLSETLEDLNHSTDNLDATMERFNATISRIDELAPRLVAVVERLEGIVDRVERLVGVGEAVVSPIAATENAVRGAITAVRNRAGL, from the coding sequence ATGGCAGACAAAGACGTCAGCGCCGAGGGCTCAGCCCACCGCGCCCGCCCGGCTCAGCAGCGGCTCCGGACCCTGGCCCAGGCGGCGTTGAACGCCGACGTCACCGTGGGTCAGGTGGACACGGTGTTGCAGGGCCTCTCGGAGACGCTGGAGGACCTCAACCACTCGACCGACAACCTCGACGCCACCATGGAGCGGTTCAACGCGACCATCAGCCGCATCGACGAGTTGGCGCCGCGGCTGGTGGCGGTGGTGGAGCGGCTCGAGGGCATTGTCGATCGCGTCGAGCGGCTGGTCGGGGTCGGGGAGGCGGTGGTGTCCCCGATCGCCGCCACCGAGAACGCGGTGCGCGGGGCGATCACCGCGGTGCGTAATCGCGCCGGACTGTAG
- a CDS encoding sulfotransferase family protein: MNAPSAAIRITDLARPTFSPEAQAIIDGMSAMADYCPLTAAALHEQATAQTGLTDFGSQDYRERMAVLLQAFGELPNFTAFGRTYAFALMLTFLKGRLRVIDHLKRHPEIFDIEVEAPLIIAGLPRTGTTHLHSLLAADPALRSLPYWEAQEPLPAPGEEGSTAPRRQRTGDALNISNTLMPYFQLMHEMTVDHIHEDIGLMVQDFASGFFTTLTHLPRWSDYLRDHDQSPGYQFLRMMLQVLTHQDGHHRRWVLKSPQHLEQFVPIMNVFPDATFIVTHRDPVDVSVSMATMMTYTMRMSVDRVDVATVAGYWIGRIEEMLGACLRDHPKLPAERTIDVRFDEFMADDLAMVQRIWDVAGYQPSAQSRAAVADYLRGHRRGRLGRIDYRAEDLGLDRADLRRRFAPYVERFVR; the protein is encoded by the coding sequence GTGAATGCACCCTCGGCGGCCATCCGCATCACCGATCTGGCCCGTCCCACCTTCAGTCCCGAGGCCCAGGCCATCATCGACGGGATGTCCGCGATGGCCGACTACTGCCCGCTGACCGCCGCGGCACTGCACGAGCAGGCCACCGCCCAGACCGGGCTGACCGACTTCGGCTCCCAGGACTACCGCGAGCGGATGGCGGTCCTGCTGCAGGCATTCGGCGAGTTGCCCAACTTCACGGCGTTCGGCCGCACCTACGCGTTCGCGCTGATGCTGACCTTTCTCAAGGGCCGGTTGCGGGTCATCGACCACCTCAAGCGGCATCCGGAGATCTTCGACATCGAGGTCGAGGCACCGCTGATCATCGCCGGGTTGCCCCGTACCGGCACCACGCATCTGCACAGTCTGCTCGCGGCCGATCCGGCGCTGCGCTCGCTGCCGTACTGGGAGGCGCAGGAACCGCTGCCGGCGCCGGGGGAGGAGGGCAGCACTGCGCCGCGCCGCCAACGCACCGGCGACGCGCTGAACATCTCCAACACCTTGATGCCGTACTTCCAGCTGATGCACGAGATGACCGTCGACCACATCCACGAGGACATCGGGTTGATGGTCCAGGACTTCGCCAGCGGCTTCTTCACGACGCTGACTCACCTGCCGCGGTGGTCGGACTACCTGCGCGACCACGACCAGAGCCCCGGCTACCAGTTCCTGCGGATGATGTTGCAGGTGCTCACCCATCAGGACGGCCACCACCGCCGCTGGGTGCTCAAGAGCCCGCAGCACCTCGAGCAGTTCGTACCGATCATGAACGTCTTTCCCGACGCGACATTCATTGTCACCCACCGTGATCCGGTGGACGTGTCGGTGTCGATGGCGACGATGATGACCTACACGATGCGGATGAGCGTGGACCGGGTCGACGTCGCCACGGTCGCCGGCTATTGGATCGGCCGCATCGAGGAGATGCTGGGCGCGTGCCTGCGCGACCACCCGAAGCTGCCGGCCGAGCGCACCATCGACGTGCGCTTCGATGAGTTCATGGCCGACGATCTGGCAATGGTGCAACGGATCTGGGACGTCGCCGGATACCAGCCCAGCGCGCAGTCGCGCGCCGCGGTCGCGGATTACCTGCGGGGACACCGGCGGGGCCGGCTCGGACGCATCGACTACCGCGCCGAGGACCTGGGACTGGACCGCGCGGATCTGCGGCGGCGGTTCGCGCCGTACGTCGAACGGTTCGTGCGGTGA
- a CDS encoding DUF1214 domain-containing protein has translation MTTPDSATAWRELLSAFADFDRHFLAGPKAVRGEVAVAEGYHNLATMLALTLDMSLFADPVAPRLIDTLTPFRPDRRWGGDNTDCYYGYAMVDPRRTYRVSGRPNDSAMYSVTVYNEPEPGAWPNRTVGLLYDTDMPLGADGDFECVLGPARPAGYDGPFIELSPDAHGIITRDYHEHPDTARRVDWHIEVIDHGGLPVRPAKTDAAVAASLRAALRFAQDMYALIPLILMERTPAELADSQSLTTNTIAPPYRAGGATHGYSMQDACYGLGGFALEPGEALVITTRHPSCRYWNFTLWNQYMAALDVDYGRAGINSGTAVPNSDGTVTMVISRELLAHPNAISTKDHPEGLMSFRWFHADDLPERPTAAVVPVAEAPRDLS, from the coding sequence ATGACGACCCCGGACAGCGCCACCGCATGGCGCGAGTTGCTCAGCGCGTTCGCCGATTTCGACCGGCACTTCCTGGCAGGGCCCAAGGCCGTCCGGGGTGAGGTCGCGGTGGCCGAGGGCTACCACAACCTGGCCACCATGTTGGCGTTGACGTTGGACATGAGCCTGTTCGCCGACCCCGTCGCGCCCCGGTTAATCGACACGCTGACCCCGTTTCGCCCCGATCGGCGCTGGGGCGGCGACAACACCGACTGCTACTACGGCTACGCGATGGTGGATCCGCGCCGCACCTATCGGGTCAGCGGCCGCCCCAATGACAGCGCCATGTACTCGGTGACGGTCTACAACGAGCCCGAACCGGGCGCGTGGCCCAACCGCACCGTCGGACTGCTCTACGACACCGACATGCCGCTGGGCGCCGACGGCGACTTCGAGTGCGTGCTGGGCCCGGCCCGCCCGGCCGGCTACGACGGCCCGTTCATCGAACTGTCCCCCGACGCACACGGCATCATCACGCGCGACTACCACGAACACCCCGACACCGCTCGCCGCGTTGACTGGCACATCGAGGTGATCGACCATGGGGGCCTGCCGGTCCGGCCGGCGAAAACCGATGCGGCCGTGGCCGCCTCGCTGCGGGCGGCGCTTCGGTTCGCGCAGGACATGTACGCGTTGATTCCGCTGATCCTGATGGAACGCACACCGGCCGAACTCGCCGACAGTCAGTCGCTGACCACCAACACCATTGCCCCGCCATACCGGGCCGGCGGCGCGACCCATGGGTACTCGATGCAGGACGCCTGCTACGGCCTGGGCGGGTTTGCCCTGGAACCCGGTGAGGCGCTGGTGATCACGACTCGGCATCCGAGCTGCCGATACTGGAACTTCACGCTGTGGAATCAGTACATGGCCGCGCTCGATGTCGACTACGGCCGGGCCGGAATCAATTCCGGCACCGCGGTTCCCAACAGCGACGGCACCGTGACCATGGTGATCAGCCGGGAACTGCTCGCGCATCCGAACGCGATCTCGACCAAGGACCACCCCGAAGGCCTGATGTCGTTCCGCTGGTTCCACGCCGATGATCTGCCCGAGCGGCCGACGGCCGCGGTGGTGCCGGTCGCCGAGGCGCCGCGCGACCTCAGCTGA
- a CDS encoding TetR/AcrR family transcriptional regulator translates to MGRRGWRGLPPGDDAEARKRMVDAALRMIERHGLQRTTLSLVAADLGITRPTVYRQFATVDDLLAAAADVALAGWTARIAELTVGMADPVELLVEAVAHLIERLPSEPLLAQLLDTDRARAFSRAMVLPEAIGRSRSMLEHAQIDWAELGFTDAAMDDLVEYLLRMIQSMVLAPPHPPRSAADLRAYLRRWIAPVLS, encoded by the coding sequence ATGGGACGCAGGGGTTGGCGGGGGCTGCCGCCCGGCGACGATGCCGAGGCCCGCAAGCGCATGGTGGATGCCGCGCTGCGGATGATCGAACGCCACGGCTTGCAGCGCACCACGCTGTCGCTGGTGGCCGCCGATCTCGGCATCACCCGACCCACCGTCTACCGGCAATTCGCCACGGTCGACGACCTGCTGGCCGCGGCCGCCGACGTGGCGCTGGCCGGGTGGACCGCGCGGATCGCGGAACTGACGGTCGGCATGGCCGATCCCGTCGAACTGCTCGTCGAGGCGGTGGCCCACCTGATCGAACGGCTGCCGTCGGAACCGCTGCTCGCGCAGTTGCTCGACACCGACCGGGCGCGGGCGTTCAGCCGGGCCATGGTGCTGCCGGAGGCCATCGGCCGCTCGCGCAGCATGCTCGAACACGCCCAGATCGACTGGGCCGAGCTGGGTTTCACCGATGCCGCGATGGACGACCTGGTCGAGTACCTGCTGCGGATGATCCAGTCGATGGTGCTCGCGCCGCCGCACCCGCCGCGCTCGGCCGCCGACCTACGCGCCTACTTGCGCCGCTGGATCGCCCCGGTGCTCAGCTGA
- the ppc gene encoding phosphoenolpyruvate carboxylase — protein sequence MAAAADSELEPIGAVRRTPIGRAATEPMREDIRLLGAMLGDTVREQNGAAVFDLVERARVESFRVRRSEIDRTELAQLFAGIEARQAIPVIRAFTHFALLANVAEDIHRERRRAIHVAAGEPPQNSSLAATYAKLDAADLDADAVAEALAGALVSPVITAHPTETRRRTVFETQHRITELMRQRARGGADAGDADVERELRRQILMMWQTALIRLSRLKISDEIETGLRYYEAAFLEVIPQVNAEVRAALQRRWPDAELLTGPILRPGSWIGGDRDGNPNVTAEVVRLATGNAAHVAFRHYFAELTALEEELSMSARLVTVTDAVAALAQDCHDPARADEPYRRALRVVHGRLTATASEILDRQPEHELDLGLPRYDTPRELLADLDAIDTSLRGHGSTLLADDRLARLREAVRVFGFHLSGLDLRQNSDVHEQVLAELLAWAGVHPDYTALPEPERVELLVAELATRRPLTTPTAELSELARKELDIIGAAARAVRVFGADAVPNYIISMCRSVSDLLEAAVLLKEAGLLDAAADRPYCPVGIVPLFETIDDLQRGATVMTEVLTVPGYRALVRARGESQEVMLGYSDSNKDGGYLAANWALYRAELDLVEMARRTGIRLRLFHGRGGTVGRGGGPSYDAILAQPPGAVRGSLRLTEQGEVIAAKYAEPRMARRNLETLVAATLEATLLDTEGLGGLAEGAYRTLDDLAARAQRAYAELVHETPGFVDYFTASTPVSEIGDLNIGSRPTSRKATTEIADLRAIPWVLAWSQSRVMLPGWYGTGTAIEGFLGDDAGRGQRLESLRELYRRWPFFASVLSNMAQVLAKSDLGLAARYAELVEDVALRRRVFDQIRAEHARTIAMHKLITGHDDLLADNPALARSVFNRFPYLEPLNHLQVELLRRYRSGDDDELVQRGILLTMSGLASALRNSG from the coding sequence ATGGCCGCAGCCGCAGACAGCGAACTGGAGCCGATCGGCGCCGTCCGTCGCACCCCGATCGGGCGGGCGGCCACCGAGCCGATGCGCGAGGACATCCGGCTGCTGGGGGCGATGCTCGGCGACACCGTCCGGGAACAGAACGGTGCGGCCGTCTTCGACCTCGTCGAGCGCGCCCGGGTCGAGTCGTTCCGGGTGCGGCGCTCCGAGATCGACCGCACTGAGCTGGCGCAGCTGTTCGCCGGCATCGAGGCCCGCCAGGCCATCCCGGTCATCCGTGCCTTCACCCACTTCGCCCTGCTCGCCAACGTGGCCGAGGACATTCACCGGGAACGGCGCCGTGCCATCCACGTCGCCGCCGGGGAGCCGCCGCAGAACAGCAGCCTGGCGGCGACCTACGCCAAGCTGGATGCCGCCGACCTGGACGCCGACGCGGTCGCCGAGGCGTTGGCCGGGGCGCTGGTGTCCCCGGTCATCACGGCCCACCCCACCGAGACGCGCCGCCGCACGGTCTTCGAGACCCAGCACCGCATCACCGAGCTGATGCGGCAGCGGGCCCGCGGGGGCGCTGATGCCGGCGACGCCGATGTCGAGCGCGAACTGCGCCGGCAGATCCTGATGATGTGGCAGACCGCGCTGATCCGGCTGTCTCGATTGAAGATCTCCGACGAGATCGAAACCGGTCTGCGGTACTACGAGGCCGCGTTCCTCGAGGTCATCCCGCAGGTCAACGCCGAGGTGCGCGCCGCGTTGCAGCGCCGGTGGCCCGATGCCGAGCTGCTGACCGGCCCGATCCTGCGGCCCGGATCGTGGATCGGCGGCGATCGCGACGGCAATCCCAACGTCACCGCCGAGGTGGTGCGGCTGGCCACCGGCAACGCCGCCCACGTCGCGTTCCGGCATTACTTCGCGGAGCTGACCGCGCTCGAGGAGGAGCTGTCGATGTCGGCGCGGCTGGTCACGGTCACCGACGCGGTCGCCGCGCTGGCGCAGGACTGCCACGACCCGGCCCGGGCCGACGAACCGTACCGGCGGGCGCTGCGCGTCGTCCACGGACGCCTGACGGCGACCGCATCCGAGATACTGGATCGCCAACCCGAACACGAACTCGACCTCGGCCTGCCGCGCTATGACACCCCGCGCGAGCTGCTGGCCGACCTCGACGCGATCGACACCTCGCTGCGCGGCCACGGCAGCACGCTGCTGGCCGACGACCGCCTGGCTCGGCTGCGGGAAGCGGTGCGCGTCTTCGGTTTTCACCTCAGCGGTCTCGACCTGCGGCAGAACTCCGACGTGCACGAACAGGTGCTCGCCGAGCTGCTGGCGTGGGCCGGCGTGCACCCGGACTACACCGCGTTGCCCGAGCCGGAGCGGGTCGAACTGCTGGTCGCAGAGTTGGCCACGCGGCGGCCGCTGACCACGCCGACGGCCGAACTGTCGGAGCTGGCCCGCAAGGAACTCGACATCATCGGGGCGGCCGCCCGTGCCGTGCGGGTCTTCGGCGCCGATGCGGTCCCCAACTACATCATCTCGATGTGTCGATCGGTGTCGGATCTGCTCGAGGCCGCGGTGTTGCTCAAGGAGGCCGGCCTGCTCGACGCCGCCGCGGACCGGCCGTACTGCCCGGTGGGCATCGTGCCGCTGTTCGAAACCATCGACGACCTGCAACGCGGCGCCACCGTCATGACCGAGGTGCTGACCGTGCCGGGCTACCGCGCGCTGGTGCGGGCGCGCGGCGAGAGTCAGGAGGTGATGCTGGGCTACTCGGACTCCAACAAGGACGGCGGCTACCTGGCCGCCAACTGGGCGCTGTACCGGGCCGAGCTGGACCTGGTCGAGATGGCGCGGCGCACCGGAATTCGGTTGCGGCTCTTCCACGGTCGCGGCGGCACGGTCGGACGCGGCGGCGGACCGAGCTACGACGCGATCCTGGCGCAACCGCCGGGCGCGGTCCGGGGGTCGTTGCGGCTCACCGAGCAGGGTGAGGTGATCGCCGCCAAGTACGCCGAGCCGCGAATGGCCCGGCGCAACCTGGAGACGCTGGTGGCCGCGACGCTGGAGGCCACGCTGCTCGACACCGAAGGGCTCGGGGGCCTCGCGGAAGGCGCCTACCGGACCCTCGATGACCTGGCCGCCCGGGCGCAGCGCGCGTATGCCGAATTGGTGCACGAGACACCGGGTTTCGTGGATTATTTCACCGCCTCCACCCCGGTCAGCGAGATCGGCGACCTGAACATCGGCAGCCGGCCGACCTCGCGAAAGGCCACCACCGAGATCGCCGACCTACGGGCGATTCCGTGGGTACTGGCCTGGAGCCAATCGCGGGTGATGCTGCCGGGTTGGTATGGCACCGGCACCGCGATCGAGGGCTTCCTCGGCGACGACGCGGGCCGCGGGCAGCGCCTCGAGTCGCTGCGGGAGCTCTACCGACGCTGGCCGTTCTTCGCGAGCGTGTTGTCGAACATGGCTCAGGTGCTGGCGAAGTCGGACCTGGGCCTGGCGGCCCGCTACGCCGAACTGGTCGAGGATGTCGCGCTGCGGCGCCGGGTGTTCGACCAGATCCGCGCCGAACATGCCCGCACGATCGCCATGCACAAGCTCATCACCGGCCACGATGACCTGCTGGCCGACAACCCGGCGCTGGCGCGCTCGGTGTTCAACCGGTTTCCCTACCTGGAACCACTGAACCATCTGCAGGTCGAACTGTTGCGCCGGTACCGCAGCGGCGACGACGACGAACTGGTGCAGCGCGGCATTCTGCTGACCATGAGCGGGCTGGCCTCCGCACTGCGCAACAGCGGCTGA
- the secG gene encoding preprotein translocase subunit SecG: MESGLQILLIITSLLVIVLVLLHRAKGGGLSTLFGGGVQSSLSGSTVVEKNLDRLTLFVTGIWVVTIVGIGLQIKYGA, encoded by the coding sequence ATGGAATCCGGCCTGCAAATCCTCTTGATAATCACCAGCCTGCTGGTGATTGTGTTGGTGCTGTTGCACCGCGCCAAGGGCGGCGGGCTGTCCACGTTGTTCGGCGGTGGCGTGCAATCGAGCCTGTCGGGATCGACCGTGGTGGAGAAGAACCTCGACCGGTTGACGCTGTTCGTCACCGGTATCTGGGTGGTCACCATCGTCGGTATCGGGCTGCAGATCAAGTACGGCGCCTAG
- the tpiA gene encoding triose-phosphate isomerase, with protein MSRKPLIAGNWKMNLNHFEAIALVQKIAFSLPDKYFDKVDVTVIPPFTDLRSVQTLVDGDKLRLTYGAQDLSQHDSGAYTGEISGAFLAKLGCTFAVVGHSERRTYHQEDNALVAAKAAAALRHGLTPIVCIGEGLEVREAGEHVDYNVAQLKASVAGLSAEQIGTVVIAYEPVWAIGTGRVASAADAQEVCAAIRGELGQLAGPEVAEGVRVLYGGSVNAKNVGEIVAQRDVDGALVGGASLDGEQFATLSAIAAGGPLP; from the coding sequence GTGTCCCGTAAGCCCTTGATCGCCGGCAACTGGAAGATGAACCTCAATCACTTCGAGGCCATCGCCTTGGTGCAGAAGATCGCATTCTCGTTGCCGGACAAGTACTTCGACAAGGTCGACGTCACGGTGATCCCGCCGTTCACCGATCTACGCAGCGTGCAGACCCTGGTCGACGGCGACAAGCTGCGGCTCACCTACGGCGCCCAGGATCTGTCCCAGCACGATTCCGGGGCCTACACCGGCGAGATCAGCGGCGCCTTCCTGGCGAAGCTGGGCTGCACCTTCGCCGTCGTGGGGCATTCGGAGCGACGCACCTACCACCAGGAGGACAACGCCCTGGTGGCGGCCAAGGCCGCCGCGGCCCTGCGGCACGGCCTGACCCCGATCGTCTGCATCGGCGAGGGCCTGGAGGTCCGGGAGGCCGGCGAGCACGTCGACTACAACGTCGCGCAACTCAAGGCGTCGGTGGCGGGGCTGTCGGCCGAGCAGATCGGCACCGTGGTGATCGCCTACGAGCCCGTGTGGGCCATCGGCACCGGGCGGGTGGCCAGCGCGGCCGACGCGCAGGAGGTGTGCGCGGCCATCCGCGGCGAACTCGGTCAGCTGGCCGGCCCGGAGGTCGCCGAGGGCGTGCGGGTGCTCTACGGCGGCTCGGTCAACGCCAAGAACGTCGGCGAGATCGTCGCCCAACGCGATGTCGACGGTGCCCTGGTCGGCGGGGCGTCGCTGGACGGCGAGCAGTTCGCGACGCTGTCGGCCATCGCCGCCGGCGGTCCGTTGCCCTGA
- a CDS encoding phosphoglycerate kinase, producing the protein MSVKTLDDLLAEGVSGRGVLIRSDLNVPLEYQDGNIARISDPGRIIASLPTLQALADAGAKLVVTAHLGRPKGAPDPKFSLAPVARELGERLGRHVQLAGDVVGTDALARAEGLTDGDVLLLENIRFDPRETSKDDAERRALAQALVELVDTPGGPEPAFVSDGFGVVHRKQASVYDVATLLPHYAGNLVATEVKVLAQLTESSERPYAVVLGGSKVSDKLAVIESLATKADSLIIGGGMCFTFLAAQGLPVGSSLLQEEMIDTCRKLLEDYGDVIHLPVDIVVAEKFAADSPPETVPADRIPADKMGLDIGPESVRRFTALLSNAKTVFWNGPMGVFEFPAFSAGTKGVAEAIITATEKGAFSVVGGGDSAAAVRALGLPDDGFSHISTGGGASLEYLEGKDLPGISVLEN; encoded by the coding sequence ATGAGCGTCAAGACACTTGATGACCTTCTGGCGGAAGGCGTTTCGGGGCGGGGCGTGTTGATTCGCTCCGACCTGAACGTCCCGCTGGAGTACCAGGACGGAAACATCGCCCGAATTTCTGACCCGGGCCGCATCATCGCCTCGCTGCCGACGCTGCAGGCCCTCGCCGACGCGGGTGCCAAGCTGGTGGTGACCGCCCATCTCGGTCGCCCCAAGGGCGCGCCGGATCCGAAGTTCTCCCTGGCCCCGGTGGCCCGGGAGCTCGGCGAACGGCTCGGACGGCACGTCCAGCTGGCCGGTGACGTGGTGGGCACCGACGCACTGGCCCGCGCCGAAGGACTCACCGACGGGGACGTGCTGCTGCTCGAGAACATCCGCTTCGACCCCCGCGAGACCAGCAAGGACGACGCCGAACGCCGCGCCTTGGCCCAGGCCCTGGTGGAGCTGGTCGACACCCCCGGCGGACCCGAGCCGGCCTTCGTCTCGGACGGCTTCGGGGTGGTGCACCGCAAGCAGGCCTCGGTCTATGACGTCGCCACTTTGCTGCCGCACTACGCGGGCAATCTGGTGGCGACCGAGGTCAAGGTCTTGGCGCAGCTCACCGAGTCCAGCGAGCGGCCCTACGCCGTGGTGTTGGGCGGGTCGAAGGTATCGGACAAGCTGGCGGTCATCGAAAGCTTGGCGACCAAGGCCGACAGCCTGATCATCGGCGGCGGGATGTGCTTCACCTTCCTTGCCGCCCAAGGACTTCCGGTCGGCTCCTCGCTGCTGCAGGAGGAGATGATCGACACCTGCCGCAAACTGCTCGAGGACTACGGCGACGTGATCCACCTGCCGGTGGACATCGTGGTGGCCGAGAAGTTCGCCGCCGATTCGCCGCCGGAGACCGTGCCCGCGGACCGCATTCCGGCCGACAAGATGGGCCTGGACATCGGTCCCGAGTCGGTGCGGCGCTTCACCGCGCTGCTGTCCAACGCCAAGACGGTGTTCTGGAACGGCCCCATGGGCGTGTTCGAGTTCCCGGCGTTCTCGGCCGGCACCAAGGGGGTGGCCGAGGCCATCATCACGGCCACCGAGAAGGGCGCCTTCAGCGTGGTCGGCGGGGGTGACTCGGCGGCCGCGGTGCGGGCGTTGGGGCTGCCCGACGACGGCTTCTCGCACATTTCCACCGGGGGAGGCGCCTCCCTGGAGTATCTCGAGGGCAAGGACCTGCCCGGCATTTCGGTCCTGGAGAACTGA